A region of Desulfolithobacter dissulfuricans DNA encodes the following proteins:
- a CDS encoding ABC transporter substrate-binding protein: protein MKGVLKKIVLGSMALCLLATPAAFAGEIKVGAIFAVTGPASFLGAPEARSAQMVVDEINARGGINGDKIDLIIKDSGASPEKAISFAKQLIEEEKVLAVIGPSTSGETMKIKMIAEQGKTPLISCGAAEVIVNPVASYVFKTPQKDSFAVKKIYGEMKKMGISKIAVVAGNTGFGKAGKAQLLKIAPEFGIKVVAAEVYDKKATDLSALVAKLMSNKEIQAVVNWSIVPAQAIIAKNMRQAGWDVPLFQSHGFGNIKYVKAAGAAAEGIIFPAGRLLVAESLPDSDPQKALLLKYKKDYESKYKEEASTFGGHAYDAMTILAAAIEKGGKDRARVRDAIENLKNFPGTGGVFSFSPEDHNGLGMDSFVMLTVKDGKFVLYEGK, encoded by the coding sequence ATGAAAGGAGTCTTGAAAAAAATCGTATTGGGATCCATGGCACTTTGTCTGCTGGCCACGCCGGCTGCCTTTGCCGGGGAAATCAAGGTCGGGGCCATTTTTGCAGTCACCGGGCCGGCGTCCTTTCTGGGGGCACCAGAGGCACGTTCCGCGCAGATGGTGGTCGATGAGATCAATGCCAGGGGCGGTATCAATGGCGACAAGATCGACCTGATCATCAAGGATTCAGGTGCCAGCCCGGAAAAGGCCATCTCCTTTGCCAAGCAGCTCATCGAAGAGGAGAAGGTCCTGGCGGTCATCGGACCCTCCACATCCGGCGAGACCATGAAGATCAAGATGATCGCCGAGCAGGGCAAGACTCCGCTCATCTCCTGCGGCGCCGCCGAGGTGATCGTCAATCCGGTGGCCAGCTATGTGTTCAAGACACCCCAGAAGGATTCGTTTGCCGTCAAGAAGATCTACGGCGAGATGAAGAAGATGGGGATCTCCAAAATCGCCGTGGTTGCCGGTAACACCGGTTTTGGCAAGGCGGGCAAGGCCCAGCTTCTCAAGATCGCCCCGGAATTCGGCATCAAGGTGGTTGCGGCCGAGGTCTATGACAAGAAGGCCACTGATCTCTCTGCCCTGGTTGCCAAGCTGATGTCCAACAAGGAGATCCAGGCCGTGGTCAACTGGTCCATCGTTCCGGCCCAGGCCATCATTGCCAAGAATATGCGTCAGGCCGGTTGGGATGTGCCGCTGTTCCAGAGCCATGGCTTTGGCAACATCAAGTACGTCAAGGCTGCCGGAGCGGCGGCCGAAGGCATCATCTTTCCGGCCGGTCGGCTGCTGGTGGCCGAGTCCCTGCCGGATTCCGATCCGCAGAAAGCCCTGCTGCTGAAGTACAAGAAGGACTACGAGTCCAAGTACAAGGAAGAGGCCTCCACCTTTGGCGGCCATGCCTACGATGCCATGACCATCCTGGCCGCTGCCATCGAAAAGGGCGGCAAGGACCGGGCCAGGGTTCGCGATGCCATCGAAAATCTGAAGAACTTCCCGGGGACCGGGGGCGTGTTCAGCTTTTCTCCCGAGGATCACAATGGTCTGGGCATGGACTCCTTTGTCATGTTGACCGTGAAGGACGGCAAGTTCGTTCTCTACGAGGGTAAATAA
- a CDS encoding branched-chain amino acid ABC transporter permease, whose translation MTTELFFQYLFAGITYGIMYAIVGIGFNIIYNTTGIINFAQGEFVMLGGMISISLLQVVPLPVAIAGAVVITMLVGALIEIVFIRWLDNPSVLRMIIITIGLSILIREVALHIWGESIRSLPYFYGNEITTIAIGPARISPQVLWVIGVCGVVVAGLSLFFKATPLGREMRACSANRTAAILCGINTRNMVTFSFMLSAGIGALAGCVMSPITYTQYDSGTALAIKGFTVAILGGLGNSMGAVAAGILLGIIEAYSVSVVPLAFQDAISITILLIILFVRPHGLFGSSEAARLKEF comes from the coding sequence ATGACAACAGAACTTTTCTTCCAATATCTCTTTGCCGGCATCACCTATGGCATCATGTATGCCATTGTCGGGATCGGATTCAATATCATCTACAACACCACCGGGATCATCAACTTTGCCCAGGGTGAGTTCGTGATGCTTGGCGGGATGATTTCCATTTCTCTCCTGCAGGTGGTGCCCCTGCCGGTGGCCATTGCCGGGGCCGTGGTGATCACCATGCTGGTCGGAGCCCTGATCGAGATAGTCTTTATCCGCTGGCTCGATAATCCATCGGTGCTGCGGATGATCATTATCACCATCGGTCTGTCCATCCTGATCCGGGAAGTGGCCCTCCACATATGGGGTGAATCCATCCGTTCGCTGCCCTATTTCTATGGTAATGAGATCACGACCATAGCCATCGGCCCGGCCCGGATTTCGCCCCAGGTTCTCTGGGTGATCGGGGTCTGCGGCGTGGTGGTGGCCGGGCTCAGTCTCTTTTTCAAGGCCACGCCACTTGGCCGCGAGATGCGGGCCTGCAGCGCCAACCGGACAGCCGCCATCCTCTGTGGCATCAACACCCGCAATATGGTCACCTTCTCCTTCATGCTCAGCGCAGGGATCGGTGCCCTGGCCGGCTGTGTCATGTCACCGATAACCTATACCCAATACGATTCCGGGACAGCGCTTGCCATCAAGGGGTTTACGGTGGCCATCCTCGGTGGACTCGGAAATTCCATGGGCGCGGTGGCTGCCGGCATTCTCCTCGGGATCATCGAGGCCTATTCGGTTTCCGTGGTCCCGCTGGCCTTTCAGGACGCGATCTCCATTACCATTTTGCTGATCATTCTCTTTGTCCGGCCCCATGGACTCTTCGGTTCCAGTGAAGCCGCGAGGTTGAAGGAGTTCTGA
- a CDS encoding MBL fold metallo-hydrolase has translation MPRIGVLIDNNTLDDHLAREHGLSLVILLDSGDRWLWDTGQSGIFFDNARAMGIDLAQLSGLALSHGHYDHTGGLDRLWRETDFTGPIYGHPAVMTGRYACSCCSPPRAIGLRTVNRQRLASQLIPVSDTARLGPGLTMVTNITRQAGNFEPIQGFYLDPLGRTTDTIPDDTALVLETGYGPVLILGCCHSGLENTCDHIAVNLGINRFHALIGGLHLKSAKPNHIEETLQTITRFGFSEVYAGHCTGTHAISSLSDALPGKIHPMGSGLLLTFPPSGHSTT, from the coding sequence ATGCCCCGAATCGGCGTCCTCATCGACAACAACACCCTGGACGACCACCTTGCCCGGGAGCATGGCCTGAGCCTGGTCATCCTCCTGGATTCGGGCGACCGGTGGCTCTGGGACACTGGCCAGAGCGGCATCTTTTTCGACAATGCCCGTGCCATGGGAATCGATCTGGCCCAACTCTCCGGCCTGGCCCTGAGTCATGGACATTACGACCACACTGGTGGGCTGGACAGGCTGTGGCGGGAAACGGATTTCACGGGTCCAATCTACGGACATCCAGCTGTCATGACCGGCCGCTATGCCTGCTCCTGCTGCAGTCCACCGCGCGCCATCGGCCTGAGGACAGTGAACAGACAACGGCTCGCCAGCCAGCTCATCCCGGTCTCAGATACCGCCCGCCTCGGCCCCGGCCTGACCATGGTCACCAATATCACCCGCCAGGCGGGCAACTTCGAACCGATCCAGGGATTCTACCTGGATCCCCTGGGACGCACGACCGATACCATCCCTGACGATACCGCCCTGGTACTGGAAACCGGGTATGGGCCGGTGCTTATCCTGGGGTGCTGTCACAGTGGACTCGAAAACACCTGCGACCACATCGCCGTCAACCTCGGGATCAACCGCTTCCACGCTCTCATCGGCGGCCTGCACCTGAAATCAGCCAAACCCAACCACATCGAGGAAACCCTGCAAACCATCACCCGTTTCGGCTTCTCGGAAGTCTACGCCGGCCACTGCACAGGAACCCATGCCATCTCCAGCCTGTCCGACGCCCTGCCCGGCAAAATCCACCCCATGGGCTCCGGGCTCCTGCTGACCTTCCCGCCATCGGGCCACTCCACGACCTGA
- a CDS encoding ACT domain-containing protein yields MRVEQIAVFLENKSGRLAEITSILAEKNINIRALSVADTADFGILRLIVDKVEEAKQALKENGFTVGKTNVIAVEVPDQAGGLASVLKAVEKAGLNVEYMYAFVNKSGENAVLIFRFDDMDKAIEILQAAGFTILTGEQVCAL; encoded by the coding sequence ATGCGTGTAGAACAGATTGCGGTATTTCTGGAAAACAAGTCGGGTCGTCTGGCCGAGATCACCTCTATCCTGGCGGAGAAAAATATCAATATCAGGGCACTGTCCGTGGCTGATACCGCTGATTTCGGTATTCTGCGGCTCATTGTCGACAAGGTGGAAGAGGCCAAGCAGGCGCTGAAGGAAAACGGCTTCACCGTGGGCAAGACCAACGTCATTGCCGTGGAGGTGCCGGACCAGGCCGGAGGCCTGGCCAGCGTATTGAAAGCAGTGGAAAAAGCAGGGCTGAATGTGGAATACATGTATGCCTTTGTCAACAAATCCGGCGAGAACGCTGTGCTCATCTTCCGTTTTGATGACATGGACAAAGCCATTGAAATTCTGCAGGCAGCCGGTTTTACTATTCTCACAGGAGAACAGGTCTGTGCTCTGTAA
- a CDS encoding indolepyruvate oxidoreductase subunit beta: MKQGGNILFCGVGGQGILLASEIAAYAQLAAGFDVKKSEVHGMAQRGGSVEAHLRYGERVYSPLIEPGKADILVSFEILEAARYLPYLHRGSAVVVNTQKILPPAVAIGKASYPENILDELTSRGINVVPVDAFEVARDIGELRTANVVMVGAMSHFLPVEPQVFLEVIDSKVKEAFREVNKKAFLAGRELVG; the protein is encoded by the coding sequence ATGAAACAGGGCGGTAATATACTCTTTTGCGGTGTGGGTGGTCAGGGAATCCTGCTGGCCAGCGAGATTGCGGCCTATGCCCAGCTGGCGGCCGGCTTTGATGTGAAAAAGAGCGAAGTGCACGGCATGGCCCAGCGCGGTGGTTCGGTGGAAGCCCACCTGCGGTACGGTGAGCGGGTGTACTCGCCGCTGATCGAACCGGGCAAGGCCGATATCCTGGTCTCTTTCGAGATCCTCGAGGCAGCCAGGTATCTGCCCTATCTGCACAGGGGCAGCGCCGTGGTGGTCAACACCCAGAAAATTCTCCCTCCGGCCGTGGCCATCGGCAAGGCCAGCTATCCGGAAAACATTCTCGATGAGCTGACCTCCCGCGGCATCAATGTGGTGCCGGTGGATGCCTTTGAGGTGGCTCGGGACATCGGGGAACTGCGGACCGCCAATGTGGTCATGGTCGGCGCCATGTCCCATTTCCTCCCCGTGGAACCCCAGGTGTTCCTGGAGGTGATCGATAGCAAGGTCAAGGAAGCATTTCGCGAAGTCAACAAGAAGGCGTTTCTGGCCGGACGGGAACTGGTCGGCTGA
- the iorA gene encoding indolepyruvate ferredoxin oxidoreductase subunit alpha — translation MGFDRDKLWLSGNEAIALGAWEAGVQVASGYPGTPSTEVMGNLVKYEGVYGEWAPNEKVGLEVAIGASFAGVRSLATMKHVGLNVAADPLFTASYTGGRGGLVILNADDPQMHSSQNEQDNRNYAFAAKLPMLEPSDPAEAKAMMLSAYEFSEELDCPVLFRITTRIAHVKGVVPRGERVAPATPSIERMPAKFVMLPGNARVRRGVVEERMARARELAETLPENRVEDGDRSRGFICAGTSYNYVKEAFPGAAVLKLGMVWPLPEKMIREFAASVDELIVVEELDPFLENHIKAMGIACRGKDLIPAQGELNSFIVRKSIEPESVGELFAPLELPMRPPNMCAGCPHRGIFYGLSKMKDVFVSGDIGCYTLGFLPPLSAMDSCVCMGASVTIAHGMAKALGKAGEGKLVAVLGDSTFMHSGITGLINTIYNESYASVIILDNRITAMTGHQQNPASGRNIKGEPANAIDLEKLCEAVGVRRVVVVNPHDINATRKVLKEEIESTEPSVIISRAPCVLLPEERARKKPVYYTNLDNCTGCQACVGLGCPAISWHPLTPEEARARGYREKQKGYAEINEVQCNGCGQCASLCKFEAITCREEN, via the coding sequence GTGGGATTTGACAGAGATAAACTGTGGCTTTCCGGAAACGAAGCCATTGCGCTTGGAGCCTGGGAGGCTGGCGTGCAGGTCGCTTCGGGCTATCCGGGAACGCCTTCCACCGAGGTCATGGGGAACCTGGTGAAATACGAAGGTGTATACGGCGAGTGGGCACCCAATGAAAAGGTGGGTCTGGAAGTGGCCATCGGCGCCTCGTTCGCCGGGGTCCGGTCCTTGGCCACCATGAAGCATGTGGGGCTCAATGTGGCTGCCGACCCGCTCTTCACCGCCTCCTACACCGGTGGCCGGGGCGGGCTGGTCATCCTCAATGCCGATGATCCGCAGATGCATTCTTCCCAGAATGAGCAGGATAACCGCAATTACGCCTTTGCCGCCAAACTGCCCATGCTGGAACCGTCCGATCCGGCCGAGGCCAAGGCCATGATGCTGAGCGCCTATGAGTTCAGCGAGGAACTGGACTGCCCGGTACTCTTCCGGATAACCACCCGGATCGCCCACGTCAAAGGAGTGGTGCCCAGGGGCGAACGTGTGGCACCTGCCACACCGTCCATCGAAAGGATGCCGGCCAAGTTTGTCATGCTGCCGGGTAATGCCCGGGTGCGCCGCGGGGTTGTCGAGGAGCGGATGGCCAGGGCCAGGGAACTGGCCGAGACCCTGCCGGAAAACAGGGTGGAGGACGGCGATCGTTCCCGTGGGTTCATTTGTGCGGGTACGTCGTATAACTATGTGAAAGAGGCCTTCCCGGGGGCAGCGGTGCTCAAGCTGGGCATGGTCTGGCCCCTGCCGGAAAAGATGATCCGCGAATTTGCCGCCTCGGTGGACGAGCTGATTGTGGTGGAAGAGCTGGATCCCTTCCTGGAAAATCATATCAAGGCCATGGGTATTGCCTGTCGGGGCAAGGACCTGATTCCGGCCCAGGGCGAGCTCAACTCGTTTATTGTCCGGAAATCCATTGAGCCGGAGTCGGTGGGCGAGCTGTTCGCGCCCCTGGAGCTGCCCATGCGGCCGCCCAACATGTGCGCCGGCTGTCCCCATCGGGGTATCTTCTACGGCCTGTCAAAGATGAAGGATGTCTTTGTCTCCGGTGACATCGGCTGCTATACGCTTGGTTTTCTACCGCCGCTCTCGGCCATGGACTCCTGTGTGTGCATGGGGGCCTCGGTGACCATCGCCCACGGCATGGCCAAAGCCCTGGGCAAGGCCGGGGAGGGCAAGCTGGTGGCGGTCCTTGGTGATTCCACCTTCATGCATTCCGGTATCACCGGCCTGATTAATACCATCTACAACGAATCCTATGCCTCGGTGATCATCCTCGATAACCGGATCACCGCCATGACCGGACACCAGCAGAACCCGGCCTCGGGCAGGAATATCAAGGGTGAGCCGGCCAATGCCATCGACCTGGAGAAACTCTGCGAGGCTGTGGGCGTGCGTCGGGTTGTAGTGGTCAATCCCCATGACATCAACGCCACCCGCAAGGTGCTCAAAGAGGAGATCGAGTCCACCGAGCCCTCGGTCATCATCAGTCGCGCTCCATGCGTGCTGCTGCCCGAGGAACGGGCCCGAAAAAAACCGGTCTACTATACGAACCTGGATAACTGTACGGGCTGTCAGGCCTGCGTCGGCCTGGGCTGTCCGGCCATCAGCTGGCATCCGCTCACGCCGGAAGAGGCCAGGGCCAGGGGCTACAGGGAAAAACAGAAAGGCTATGCCGAGATCAACGAGGTGCAATGCAATGGTTGCGGTCAGTGCGCGTCACTGTGTAAGTTCGAGGCCATCACCTGCCGGGAGGAAAACTGA
- a CDS encoding DUF2959 domain-containing protein: MSHSLKPILICTLVLLFTGCSNVYYGAMEKVGVHKRDILVDRVQAARDSQEKTKEQFASALEHFSSVVNFQGGALEEKYFELKDELERIEKQAKEVRHRIEAVENVAEALFDEWEAELDQYSSASLRQASEQQLRQTRRQYAKLIRAMKKAEAKIEPVLQPLRDQVLFLKHNLNARAIASLQTELTRIETDVSRLILEMERAMEEADSFIKAMKSA, encoded by the coding sequence ATGTCACACTCCCTGAAACCCATCCTGATCTGTACCCTTGTTCTCCTTTTCACCGGCTGCAGCAACGTCTACTACGGGGCCATGGAAAAGGTCGGCGTCCACAAGCGCGACATCCTGGTCGATCGGGTCCAGGCCGCCCGGGACAGCCAGGAAAAGACCAAGGAACAGTTTGCCTCGGCCCTGGAACATTTCAGCAGCGTGGTCAATTTTCAGGGCGGGGCCCTGGAGGAAAAATATTTTGAACTCAAAGATGAACTGGAACGGATAGAAAAACAGGCCAAAGAAGTACGCCACCGTATCGAAGCCGTGGAGAATGTGGCCGAAGCCCTGTTCGACGAATGGGAAGCCGAACTTGATCAATACTCAAGCGCCAGCCTGCGCCAGGCCAGTGAACAACAGCTTCGGCAGACCAGAAGGCAGTACGCCAAACTGATCCGGGCCATGAAAAAGGCCGAGGCCAAGATCGAGCCGGTCCTTCAGCCATTGAGGGATCAGGTCCTCTTCCTCAAGCACAACCTCAACGCCCGGGCCATAGCCTCGCTCCAGACCGAGCTGACCCGGATAGAGACGGATGTGTCCCGGCTGATCCTGGAAATGGAGAGGGCCATGGAGGAGGCGGACAGCTTTATCAAGGCCATGAAATCAGCATAA
- a CDS encoding Tim44 domain-containing protein — MYTHLRRLTPFLLIFFTLAFMEAGLTAQYADARSRGGGRSFKRIAPTKNIPPRPSKQINGNRSGFGRGLAGGLLGGALGGMLFGSMFGMGGSGMGILPLLILGVIGYFMYRRFMARPTANSSPGYQPPPTQGSFSDMHARANTGQPGSSVPPVPPPANPVETGLAEIRAHDPGFDPDHFKEVASDVFFKVQAGWMRRDLDSYGHLLGKELASEYAHHFAEMRQKGIINKLESIAIRQVEIVDAGCVDGEDFVTILFTANLLDYTVDENTGEVVEGSMTEPVKFAEKWTWARPVGTENWKLEGIQVVK, encoded by the coding sequence ATGTATACACACCTAAGGCGTTTAACCCCGTTTTTACTCATCTTTTTCACCCTGGCCTTCATGGAGGCCGGCCTTACCGCCCAGTATGCCGATGCCCGTTCCCGGGGAGGTGGCAGATCTTTCAAGCGGATCGCACCAACAAAAAACATTCCGCCGAGACCATCCAAGCAGATAAACGGCAACAGATCAGGCTTTGGCCGCGGACTGGCCGGTGGATTACTGGGCGGTGCCCTGGGTGGTATGCTGTTTGGATCCATGTTCGGCATGGGTGGCTCCGGCATGGGCATCCTGCCGCTTCTGATCCTTGGCGTTATCGGATATTTCATGTATCGCCGGTTCATGGCCAGGCCAACGGCAAACAGCAGTCCTGGCTACCAGCCCCCGCCGACACAGGGATCTTTCTCAGACATGCATGCCCGTGCAAACACGGGACAACCGGGGAGCTCTGTACCACCGGTTCCGCCTCCGGCCAATCCTGTGGAAACAGGTCTTGCCGAAATCCGGGCCCATGACCCAGGCTTTGATCCGGATCATTTCAAGGAAGTGGCATCCGACGTTTTTTTCAAGGTCCAGGCCGGATGGATGCGTCGCGACCTTGACAGTTACGGCCACCTGCTCGGCAAAGAGCTTGCAAGCGAATATGCCCATCATTTTGCCGAAATGCGGCAGAAAGGCATCATCAACAAGCTGGAATCCATCGCCATCCGCCAGGTGGAGATTGTTGATGCAGGCTGTGTGGACGGTGAGGATTTTGTCACAATCCTCTTCACCGCCAACCTGCTGGACTACACGGTGGATGAAAACACAGGCGAGGTGGTTGAAGGGAGCATGACCGAGCCGGTCAAGTTTGCCGAAAAATGGACCTGGGCCCGCCCTGTGGGCACGGAAAACTGGAAGCTGGAAGGGATCCAAGTGGTCAAATGA
- a CDS encoding patatin-like phospholipase family protein, which translates to MRTALVLGGGAARGWAHIGVIAALKEANIAIHQVVGTSIGALVGAIYAAGSIEDLRSRALEMDWKQVIAYLDIVFPRSGLIDGSKINGFVRQMLNNRDRIEDLPLPFTAVATDLSSGGEVILDSGDILQAVRASIAIPGMFTPVPYNESYLVDGGLVNPVPVSAARLAGADYVIAVDLHQDITSRTVKPPSDPQKEHLLAASTSRLVEALNRRLAMLGLNHSLQISGNHNQKKTLPSIYEVLVASINIVEKHITEARLVVDPPNLLIQPRLGHIRLLDFDRAEEAITVGFETTMKALKGLDPKDYPVTTENS; encoded by the coding sequence ATGCGGACAGCCCTGGTACTCGGTGGCGGCGCAGCTCGCGGCTGGGCCCATATCGGCGTCATAGCCGCTCTCAAAGAAGCGAATATCGCCATTCACCAGGTGGTCGGCACCAGTATCGGCGCCCTGGTAGGTGCCATCTATGCTGCCGGCAGCATAGAGGATTTGCGGTCCAGGGCCCTGGAGATGGACTGGAAACAGGTGATCGCCTACCTGGATATCGTCTTTCCCCGTTCCGGGCTTATCGACGGCTCCAAGATAAACGGTTTTGTCCGGCAGATGCTGAACAACAGGGACAGGATCGAGGATCTGCCCCTGCCTTTCACCGCCGTGGCCACGGACCTGAGCTCGGGTGGCGAGGTTATCCTGGATTCCGGGGATATTCTCCAGGCGGTACGGGCCTCCATCGCCATTCCCGGCATGTTCACCCCGGTGCCGTACAACGAGAGCTACCTGGTTGACGGCGGCCTGGTCAACCCGGTGCCGGTCAGCGCGGCCAGGCTGGCCGGCGCAGATTACGTGATCGCGGTGGACCTGCACCAGGACATCACCTCCCGGACGGTCAAGCCTCCTTCTGACCCCCAGAAGGAGCACCTCCTTGCCGCTTCGACCAGCCGGCTGGTCGAAGCGCTGAACCGACGGCTGGCCATGCTCGGCCTGAACCACAGTCTGCAGATCAGCGGCAACCACAACCAGAAAAAAACCCTGCCAAGCATCTACGAGGTCCTGGTGGCTTCCATCAATATCGTGGAAAAACACATCACCGAAGCCAGGCTGGTGGTGGATCCCCCCAATCTGCTGATCCAGCCCCGGCTCGGTCATATCCGGCTGCTCGATTTCGACCGGGCCGAGGAAGCGATCACCGTTGGCTTCGAGACCACCATGAAGGCCCTGAAAGGGCTGGACCCCAAGGATTACCCTGTAACAACAGAGAATTCCTGA
- a CDS encoding phenylacetate--CoA ligase family protein → MNWEEIETLPREGLEAIQLRRLQKLVHRVYDKVAPYRAKMDEAGVKPGDIQSLADLRKLPFTTKDDLRDNYPFGLFTVPMEEVVRVHASSGTTGKPTVVGYTAGDISMWADVMARALSMAGVTRGDMVHNAYGYGLFTGGLGAHYGIERLGATVIPVSGGNTKRQITIMRDFGSTVLLATPSYALNLADAMADVGVSPEELKLRVGIHGAEPWSENMREEVERKLGIKAVDIYGLSEVIGPGVAMECLHTDRGMHILEDHFLPEIVDPDTFEPLPYGEAGELVFTTLTKEAFPIIRYRTKDISRLIAEPCACGRTLIRMEKVTGRTDDMLIIRGVNVFPSQVEHVLMGIEGVEPHYQIEVNREGNLDTMSVLVEVSEQVFSDEVKVLESLAKKIQVEIKDLLGVTCAVKLVEPRTIQRSEGKAQRVIDNRKI, encoded by the coding sequence ATGAACTGGGAAGAGATCGAAACATTACCACGTGAGGGGCTGGAAGCCATTCAGCTGCGGCGGCTGCAGAAGCTGGTGCACCGGGTCTATGACAAGGTGGCGCCCTACCGGGCCAAGATGGATGAGGCCGGGGTCAAGCCCGGCGATATACAGAGCCTGGCCGATCTGCGCAAGCTGCCGTTCACCACCAAGGATGATCTGCGCGACAACTATCCGTTTGGCCTGTTTACAGTACCCATGGAGGAGGTTGTCCGGGTACATGCCTCGTCCGGCACCACAGGCAAGCCCACCGTGGTCGGCTACACGGCCGGCGATATTTCCATGTGGGCCGACGTCATGGCCCGGGCTCTGTCCATGGCCGGGGTGACCCGGGGTGACATGGTCCATAACGCCTATGGATATGGATTGTTCACCGGCGGCCTGGGTGCCCATTACGGTATCGAGCGGCTCGGGGCCACGGTTATCCCGGTTTCCGGCGGCAATACCAAGCGGCAGATCACCATCATGCGGGATTTCGGATCCACTGTCCTCCTGGCCACGCCCTCCTATGCCCTGAACCTAGCCGATGCCATGGCCGATGTGGGCGTCTCGCCCGAGGAACTCAAACTCCGGGTCGGCATCCATGGCGCCGAGCCTTGGAGTGAGAACATGCGCGAGGAGGTGGAGCGCAAACTCGGCATCAAGGCGGTGGATATCTACGGACTGTCCGAGGTCATCGGCCCGGGCGTGGCCATGGAGTGTCTGCACACCGATCGGGGCATGCATATCCTCGAAGACCATTTTCTGCCGGAGATCGTCGATCCGGATACCTTTGAACCGCTGCCCTATGGCGAGGCCGGGGAACTGGTCTTTACCACCTTGACCAAGGAGGCCTTCCCGATCATCCGCTACCGGACCAAGGACATCTCCCGGCTGATTGCCGAGCCCTGTGCCTGTGGCCGGACCCTGATCCGGATGGAAAAGGTCACCGGCCGGACCGATGACATGCTCATTATCCGCGGCGTCAATGTCTTCCCGTCCCAGGTCGAGCATGTGCTCATGGGCATCGAGGGCGTGGAGCCCCATTATCAGATCGAGGTCAACCGCGAGGGTAACCTGGACACCATGTCGGTCCTGGTCGAGGTCAGTGAGCAGGTCTTTTCCGACGAGGTCAAGGTTCTGGAGTCCCTGGCCAAGAAGATCCAGGTGGAAATAAAAGACCTGCTCGGGGTGACCTGTGCGGTCAAACTGGTGGAGCCGCGGACGATCCAGCGCTCGGAAGGCAAGGCGCAGCGGGTCATCGATAACAGGAAGATTTAA
- a CDS encoding LysE family translocator codes for MEYFGEFMTVALVHLLAVASPGPDFAMVLRQSLVAGRRAALWTSVGIGTGILVHVAYALLGLGLIISRSVQVFGVIKLAGGAYLLYIGWKSLRARPDAPTTGQVVSGRTREYTAWQAFRIGFLTNVLNPKATLFFLSLFSVIINPDTPPGIQLFYGLYMALATATWFCGLSMVLTHSRIRRGVARFGHWAEKVMGTVLVALGIRLALASRF; via the coding sequence ATGGAATATTTCGGCGAATTCATGACCGTTGCCCTGGTGCACCTGCTGGCGGTTGCCAGCCCGGGGCCGGACTTTGCCATGGTCCTGCGCCAGAGCCTGGTGGCCGGCCGCCGGGCAGCGCTCTGGACCAGTGTCGGGATCGGAACCGGGATCCTGGTCCATGTGGCCTATGCCCTGCTGGGCCTGGGACTGATCATATCCCGCTCAGTCCAGGTGTTTGGCGTCATCAAGTTGGCCGGAGGAGCCTACCTGCTCTACATCGGCTGGAAATCCCTCCGGGCCAGGCCCGATGCCCCGACCACGGGCCAGGTCGTCTCCGGCCGGACCAGGGAATATACCGCCTGGCAGGCCTTTCGGATCGGGTTCCTGACCAACGTCCTCAACCCCAAGGCCACCCTGTTCTTTCTCTCCCTGTTTTCGGTGATCATCAACCCGGATACACCTCCTGGCATCCAGCTTTTCTACGGCCTGTACATGGCACTGGCCACCGCCACCTGGTTCTGCGGCCTGAGCATGGTTCTGACCCACTCGCGGATACGGAGGGGGGTCGCCCGGTTTGGACACTGGGCGGAAAAAGTTATGGGCACGGTTCTGGTCGCCCTGGGCATCCGGCTGGCGCTGGCCAGTCGCTTCTGA